The Treponema sp. J25 sequence CACCTCACCGCAACCACCAAAGAAGCCAAATCCCATTTTTGATACGGGGGATATTGCTTTTACCGTTGGACTTGGCTACGGCTTTCTCTGGGGAGCAATTGATATAGCCGGTGGTGCCGAGTACATTATAGGGAAATTTCTTATCGGCGACTTTCTTCCCTTTACATATGGTATTGCCGCGAGAGCTTCGTATTATTCCTGGAGTTCCGCTTATGATAGTGCCTATCGAGATACGTACCTGGGCGGTGGTGTTTTCGCAACCCTTCATTTTGGTTTAAAAGACTTTGATTTCCCTGAAGGATTCGAATATCTTCGTAATTTAGATACCTACATTGGATTAGGAGCGGGATTTTACAATTGGAGCTATGGATACCCATCTAACACGGAAAGTGCCTTTAGAATAGGATTCCGAAGCACCGCGGGTATAAGCTACTTCTTTACTCCCAATATAGGGATTACCACAGAAGGTGGTTATTACGGATATTACTCAAGCGGCTTGTTAGGCATTATCATTAAACTATAATAAGTGTTCTTTCTACTTTAAAAAAGCCTGAAAGAGCCCCCTATGATGAGGGCTCTTTTTTTAGCTCTGACCTTTGAGAAGTGGCCCTACGAGAGGGACCCCTCTCTTTCAACAGTACCCTTCTCGAGGGCCCCTATGAGTTGGGGGCCCTCTTTTTTATTAGAAAAACTACCCTTTTATAACCTATAGAACTCCTCTATTCATAGATTACGTTTTTCACTTCCGGGGTGTCGAGATTACTTTTATCGGCCCAGACATACCCAGAATCAATTCGTTTGGGAAGGGTCTCGCCTTTCAGGGCTTTTACGGCGGCTTCCACTGTTTTATACCCCATAAGAACCGGGTTCTGTTGGACCGCCCCTAACATGAGACCACTGCGAATCGCATCAAGCTGGAGTTTACCAGAGTCGTAACCAACCACGACAATTTTTCCCTCCATCTTTAGTTCCTTCACCGCATTCACGATTCCAATAGCCGACCCTTCATTGGCTCCAAAATACCCCTTAAGGTCTGGGTTCCCATTAATAACCGCTTTAGCTATTTCGGTGGATTTTAAATGATCCCCTCCACCATACTGGGGCTCCAATACCTGGATATCGGGATATTTTTCTTTCATCCGCTTCAGGAAACCATCTCGCCGATCAATCCCAGTACGGCTCGTTTGATCATGCACCAGGATTGCCACCTTTCCTTTGTATCCGATAGCGGCTGCCAGTTTATCCGCCGCCACACCCGCTGCCACAATGTTGTCGGTAGAAACAGTGGTTAGAGGGATATCCGAATCAACTCCCGAGTCAAAAGCTATAACGGGGATCTTCTTTGCCTGGGCCTGAACGAGCAAAGGAATAACCGCCTTACTGTCAAGGGCCGCAATACCCAGGGCTTTGGGATTTTTGCCGAGGGCAGTCTGGAGCATTTCGATCTGCTTATCTACCTGGGATTCCGACTCAGGCCCTTCAAAAGTAATCTGGACTCCTAAATCCCGGGCAGCATTCTCCGCCCCCTTCTTTACGGCCTGCCAGAATTGATGCTGGAAGCCCTTAGAAATAAGGGGGATATAGACCGTCCCTTTTTGTTGGGTAGTACCGCTTTGCTTATCTCCTTGCCCGGACGCAAAGACTCCCGCTAAAACCACAAAGAGGGACAGCGCTATAACCATGAGCTTTTTCATACAAAACCTCCCTTTTCAGAATTCCTTTCCCTATAGGAAAGGATTATACCTACCATAGCCAACGGCTATGAAATAGCTACCTCCGTACTGCAGGCCCCAGGTAAATTCCCTGAAAGCCTCCCGTCTTGTTCTGACAAATTTTCCCGGGCTTCTCCGTAGAAGAAAGCCCCCTTACCGAACCTTTCTCCTGAGAATGTCTAAATAGACCGAACTGATAACAATAAGACCGGTAATCACCATTTGCCATTCCTGAGGAACCGAAAGGATACGCAACCCATTGGTAAGGACAGTAATAATAAAGGCCCCAATAATAGTTCCGAGGATATTCCCCTCCCCTCCAGAAAGGGATGCCCCTCCAATTACTGCTGCAGCAATGGCATCTAACTCATAACCGGGCCCCAAGGCGGGTTGGGCAGACTGGAGCCGACTGGCCATCACAATTCCCGCGATACCAAAAAAGAGACCTCCCAAACTGTAAATCCCAATTTTCCACGCATCGGTGTTAATTCCCGATAACCGGGTCGCCTCTTCATTTGAACCGATAGCATAGGTATAGCGGCCTACAATGGTCTTTGAGAGAATAAAAGCCGCAACAAGGGCGGAGGCAAAAAAGATCACCACACCGAGAGGAATTCCCAGAACCGGAAAGGCCGCTATTTGCCCAAACACCGGTTTATCCACAAAATAAATGGGCTTTGTCCCCGAAAGAACCAGGTTAAGACCTTTGGTTATCATCATCATCCCAAGGGTCGCAATAAAGGGCGGCAATTTCAGGCGGGCCACCGCAACCCCATTCAGGAATCCACAAAAGCCACCGGCCATTATTCCCATCATAACACCCAGAGGTATAGGGAAATTCCAGAAGGAGATAAAAACTCCTGCCACTACCGATCCAAAGGTCATCACCGTACCAAGGGAAAGATCGATACCCCCGGTGATGATAATAAAGGTGATTCCGACGGCAAGAATACCATTTACCGAGGTTGCAAGAAGGATACCGATAATATTTTCAAACTTTAAAAAATTCGGAGACGCAATTGCAAAAATAATGATAAGTAAAATAAGACTCCCAAAGGCAAGAATAGTCTGTAGGGTTTTCGTGTTCATTTTGCCTGCCATGGCTTTCCTCCTCTATGAACGCATAGTTGCGTAGTGCATGATGGTTTCTTGAGTAGCCTGGGAAGCATCAAGCACCCCCGTAATACGACCTTCGCACATCACCACAATACGATGACTCATGCGAAGAATCTCCGGAAGTTCCGACGAAATCATGATGATAGACTTTCCCTGTTCGGCCAGTTCATTCAACAATTTGTAAATTTCGTTTTTTGCGCCCACATCAATCCCTCTGGTAGGCTCATCAAAAATCAAAATGTCACAATCCCGGAGGAGCCATTTCCCGATGATAACCTTTTGTTGATTTCCCCCGGAAAGGTTACGTACCGCCTGATCGATGGTAGGAGTTTTTGTTTTGAGTCGTTCCACATACTCCGTGGTAGCCCGACGAGTTTGGCGGGTATTGACAACTCCGAACCACGAAAG is a genomic window containing:
- a CDS encoding ABC transporter substrate-binding protein encodes the protein MKKLMVIALSLFVVLAGVFASGQGDKQSGTTQQKGTVYIPLISKGFQHQFWQAVKKGAENAARDLGVQITFEGPESESQVDKQIEMLQTALGKNPKALGIAALDSKAVIPLLVQAQAKKIPVIAFDSGVDSDIPLTTVSTDNIVAAGVAADKLAAAIGYKGKVAILVHDQTSRTGIDRRDGFLKRMKEKYPDIQVLEPQYGGGDHLKSTEIAKAVINGNPDLKGYFGANEGSAIGIVNAVKELKMEGKIVVVGYDSGKLQLDAIRSGLMLGAVQQNPVLMGYKTVEAAVKALKGETLPKRIDSGYVWADKSNLDTPEVKNVIYE
- a CDS encoding ABC transporter permease, encoding MAGKMNTKTLQTILAFGSLILLIIIFAIASPNFLKFENIIGILLATSVNGILAVGITFIIITGGIDLSLGTVMTFGSVVAGVFISFWNFPIPLGVMMGIMAGGFCGFLNGVAVARLKLPPFIATLGMMMITKGLNLVLSGTKPIYFVDKPVFGQIAAFPVLGIPLGVVIFFASALVAAFILSKTIVGRYTYAIGSNEEATRLSGINTDAWKIGIYSLGGLFFGIAGIVMASRLQSAQPALGPGYELDAIAAAVIGGASLSGGEGNILGTIIGAFIITVLTNGLRILSVPQEWQMVITGLIVISSVYLDILRRKVR